The Candidatus Bathyarchaeia archaeon DNA segment AAATCTTTAAGTTCTTCTATCAAATGCGACGCTGCAATAACGCCGACCAACCCAACATCTGGAAAACCAAACAACATCGTAGTGCCAGACGGAATCTCTTTCTTCTCTACAATTTTAACTTCGTCACTCAAACTTTAACCCTCAACTTCATCTTTTTTTAAATTAGCCGTAAAAAGGTTATGCAAGTTAAGCTTAAAGAGCAGAATACCTATTTAAAAGCATAAACTGTTTAAAATCTGGAGAAACAACATGGCACTAGAACGCTTGGGCTCCACACTTTACGAAGCCCTAAAAAAAGTTTTCAAAGCATCCATCGTAGATGAGGCTACAGTCAAAGAGCTTGTGCGCGACATACAAAGGGCTCTGCTGCAAGCAGACGTCAACGTTAAACTTGTACTAGACATTTCCAAACAAATAGAAGAAAGAGCCCTAAAAGAAAAAGTCCCTCCAGGCATTTCACGCCGCGAACACGTAATAAAAGTTGTTTATGAAGAATTAACTCGTTTCCTCGGAGAAAAACCAGCACCAATAAAAGTGGAACCCGGAAAACGCAACGTGATAATGCTTGTTGGAATTCAAGGTTCAGGAAAAACAACCGCGGCGGCTAAACTTGCAAGATACTACCAAAAGAGAGGATTAAAACCAGCGCTAATATGCGTTGACACGTACAGACCCGGAGCGTATGCGCAATTGCAACAATTAGCAAATAGAATAAATGTGCCATTATACGGCGACCCAAAAGCAAAAGACCCTGTTAAAATCGCACTTGACGGTTTAAAACAATTCCACAACAAGGAAATTGTGATAATCGATACGGCAGGACGCCACAAAGAGGAACAAGAACTAATTAAAGAAATGAAAATGCTTGAAAAAAACATTAAACCCGACGAAATTGTGCTTGTAATTGATGGAACAATCGGACAACAAGCAACAGTTCAAGCGAAAGCTTTCAATGAAGCCACACCTTTAGGCTCAATTATCGTTACAAAATTGGACGGTTCTGCGCGAGGTGGCGGTGCTCTTTCCGCGGTTGCTGCTACTGGTGCTCCTATAAAATTCATCAGCACCGGCGAGAAAGTGGAAGACATAGAAGCCTTCATTCCTTCCCGTTTCGTTGGCAGGCTCTTAGGCATGGGTGACCTTGAAACTCTGTTGGAGAAAGTTCGCGAAGCAGAGATTAAAGTGCCAGAGAAGAAAGCCAAAGCTATTCTGAGTGGCAAGTTCACGTTGACAGACATGTATGAGCAGTTCGAAGCCATGAAAGGCATGGGAACTTTTCGGAAGCTTTTGAAAATGGTTCCAGGCATGTCTTACGATATACCTGAGGATATGTTGAACACTGCTGAAGACCGTCTGGAAAAGTGGCGTGTAATGATTCAGTCTATGACGCCGGAAGAAAAGAATAATCCAAAAATTTTCAACGCCTCCAGAATAAAGCGTGTTGCAAGGGGTTCTGGAACAAGCGAGAAGGAAGTGAAAGAACTTCTGAAACAATACGTGATGATGCGTAAAATGTTAAAGTCGCTTAGACGAAAGAAGAAGTTGCCGTTCTTTGGGAAAGGCTTACCGCTTGATTTTAAGTAATGTGCACAGTGATTTGGAAAGGACCTTACAATGGGGTTTAACATTTTAAAAAAAGCGTTAAAAATGCTTGAAAAGTATCCTTTGTGCGACCATTGTTTAGGAAGACAATTCGCTCTACTTGGGCATGGAGTAGAAAACGACGAACGAGGAAAAACAATAAAACTTGCATTAACTTTGGAAGCGCACGCATTAGCCATTTCTAAAACTAAAGAAGGCATCAGAATCCTCAAAATTCTTGCGACAAACGGTTTTTTTGAAACAGCCAAAGAAATATTGCATAAAATGAAAAGGCGAGTGCCGGAAAAGAATCTGCCTAAGGCATGTTTTTTGTGCGAAAACAAATTTGAAATGACTGAAGATTTGGCAAAAAAAGCATTAAAGTGGCTTAGGGAATATGAATATAACAACTTTTTGGTGGGCGTAGAATTACCTCTTTTTGTAGAGGAGCGAGAGGACGAGTTTAGGGCTGAGTTTGAGGCGGTATATGCTGAAAGTATGCGAACCGCATTTGGAAGGATGTTGGGTAAAAAGATTGCTTTGTATAGTGAGAAGGTTGTGGAACATAAGAAGCCCGATGTGGTTGTGCTTGTTAATCCATTCACTGACAAGATAGTGCTTCAAGTGAACCCTCTTTTCATTTCTGGGCGCTACAAGAAACTTGCCAGAGGCATACCGCAGTCAAAATGGTTCTGTTCGAACTGCAGAGGAAAAGGTTGCGAAAAATGTAATTGGACTGGGAAGATGTATCCGGAATCGGTTGAGGAGATTATTGGGAAATTGTTTTTGGACACGACATGTGGTGCAAAAACATCGTTTCATGCTTCTGGAAGGGAAGACATTGATGCTCGTATGCTTGGCAAAGGTAGACCTTTCGTGATTGAAATTTCGAGACCTAAGAAGCGGTTCTTGGACCTTAAGAAATTAGAAAACGAAGTGAATGCTTATGCAAAAGGTAAGGTTGAAGTCTCGAATCTAAAATTTTCAAGCAAAGATGCGATTCGAAGGTTGAAGAGGGCTGAATCTTCTCAGAAAGAATACCGTGTAATAGTCGAGTTTGAGGATGAAATCACGGAAGAAGAAATGCGGCTTCTTGAAGATAAATTAACAAATGCAATTATCAAACAAAAGACGCCAACCCGTGTTTTGCATAGGCGAGCAGATTTGACACGGGAAAAGTACATATATGACGTGAAAGTAAAGGTTTTGTCGCCTAAAAAGGCTGAGATGAAAATACGATGCCAAGGAGGGCTTTACGTTAAAGAATTGGTGACTGGGGATGATGGAAGAACAACTCCGAGCGTTTCAGAACTTCTCAAGAACAGAGCGAAGCCTATAAAACTTGATGTTTTGAACGTGGTTATGAAAGATTGAAAAGGTGAAGAATGGATGAAGAAGTCAAAGGGATATCGTTCAGGGACTCGGCGTTTGCTACGTAAGGAACCGCGTGAACGTGGGAAAACGAAGTTGAGCAAGCTTCTGTATGAGTATCCTTCTGGAAGTAGTGTGGTTATAAAGATAGACCCAAGTGTTCAGAAAGGCATGCCGCATAGACGTTACCATGGAAAGGTTGGCACGATAGTTGATAAACGCGGGCGAAGTTATGTCGTAAGCGTTATGCAAGGGGATGCGGTTAAGGAGATTATTGTTAGACCGGAACATTTGGAGCCGTTTAAAGCGTGATTGAGATGGCGGGAAAAAGTGAGAAGGAAAAGAAGCTTACTCTTCCCGAAGTTAAGAAGATGCTGGAGTCTATTGGCGAGGAGAATCTGGATCAGTTCCAGCGGCGCACTTATGATTATGTTTCTAAGTTTTCGAAGGTAGATGCGGAGGCTGCTGGAAAGCTTGTAGAAAGGCTTGTGAAGGAGTTTGGTTTGGATGAGGAGGAAGCGGTTCAGATAGTTAACTGTATGCCGAAGAGTGTTGATGAGTTAAGGGTTTTTCTTGCTGCTGGACGCAAGATTATTGAGACTTCAAAATTGGAAGCCATAGTTGCCCTTTTGGATGAACATCGAAAAGTTGAATGAACCTTTTTAGCAACTATTTTTTAAGCAAAAAGAGTGTAAGATAAAGGCGAACATGATGGAGAAAAGATACGAAGAATACGCTTACGTCTTAGACTTCTTGCCCCATGGGCGTCCTGGGATTCGTCCTACTGGCAGGGCTGGTTACCGAGCGGGAGCGCTTGTGCAGTTGATAGGTGAAGAGTTTTTTACGCTTTTGGAGGCTTTGGCTAAGGAAGGTGTTACGCTTAAGCTTCATGACCGTGTTTATGTGGGTAAGGATGCGCGTGAGGAGATTACGTATATTATTGGGAGGGTGAGTTATGAGGAGTTGACGGCTGCTGCGAAGATGGAACTTCCCACAGCTATTAGTAGGATAGTTTTGAATCGTGAAAAGTGGTTTGTTAACTTTTTTAATACTGCAAGGGCTATAACGCCTCGGATGCATGCGTTGGAGTTGATTCCTGGTATTGGTAAGAAGTATATGTGGCAAGTTATTAATGAGCGTGAGAGGAAGCCTTTTGAGAGTTTTGATGATTTGCAGAAGCGTACGGAGTTGCCTAATCCGGTTAAGTTGATTACTAAGCGTGTTTTGGAGGAGTTGTCGGGCGAGAGTAAGTATCGGTTGTTTACGAGGGCTCAATAGTTTATTTGTGGTAGTATGGACTTGTTGGCTGAGACGAAGTTTTTGCTTCGAGCGCATCGAATTTTTCCGAAGAAGCGTCTAGGACAGAATTTTTTGGTTGAGCCATCGGTTTTTCGGCGGATGATTGATTATGCGATGGTGTGCAATAGGGATGTGGTGTTAGATGTTGGTGCTGGGCTTGGTTTTTTGACGCGTTTTCTTGCTGGCAAGTGTGGGCGTGTTTTGGCTGTTGAATTTGATGCGAGGCTTGTTAGGGTTTTGCGTGAGCAGCTTAAGGATTTGATGAATGTTCAGGTTATTGAGGGTGATGTTCTTAAGGTGGCAGTTCCAGAATTTAATAAGGTTGTTTCTGTTCCTCCTTATCGTATTTCTTCTCGTTTGTTTTTGTGGCTTTTGAATAGAAGTTTTGATTGTGCGGTTTTGGTTTTTCAGAGGGAATTTGCGGATAGGCTTGTGGCTTCTGTGGGGAGTGATGGTTATGGTTGGTTGGCTGTTTTTGCGTATTATTTTGTGGAAGTGGAGTTGTTGGATGATGTTTCGAAGGGGATGTTTTTTCCGCAGCCGAAGGTTGATTCGGTTGTTGTGCGTTTGAAGCCGAAAAAGCCTAAGCCATTCAAGTTAAAGAATGAGGAATTGTTCAAGCGGCTGGTGCGTATGCTGTTTACGCAGCGTAATAGGAAGGTTAGGAATGCTGTGTCGGTTTTTTTGAGGGGTGTGTCCTCTGATGTGGTTGTTCCTTTTGGTGATAGGCGTGTTAGGGAGTTGGCGCCTGAAGATTTTGGAGTGTTAGCTAATGCGTTTTGCGTGTAAAAAAGTGTTTTTTGGAGATTATGCTTTTGTTGTTTGGGAGAATGTCTATGAGCCTTGTGAGGATTCGTTTCTTTTTGCTGAGAATTTGGTTGTTAAGAAAGGCGATTTTGTTCTTGATGTGGGTGCAGGCTGTGGCTTTTTGGGCATAATTGCTGCGGAGAAAGCGTCTGGTGTCGTTGCGGTTGATGTGAACCCGTATGCTGTGCGTTGTGCGAAGGAAAATTCTGAGTTGAATGGGGTTATGGATAAAATGTTTTTTGTGCGAGGAGATTTGTTTTCGCCGTTTAAGCCGAATGAGAGATTTGATTTGGTTCTTTTTAATGCTCCTTATTTGCCTGTTGAGTTTAGTGAAGGGGCGTTTTGGATTGAGCGTGCTTGGGCTGGTGGGAAGAGTGGTAGAAGGGTTATTGACCGTTTTATTCGTGAAGTGCCAGGTTATCTTAGGCGTGGTGGGCGTGTGTTGCTTATGCAGTCTACTTTGGCTGGAGTTGAAGAGACTTTGGAAGATTTTGCGAGGGAAGGGTTGAGGGCGAATGTTGTTGCGAGGCGTGATTTGCCTTTTTTTGAGACGTTGGTGCTTGTTGAAGCGAAGCGGTAGGTTAATCTGTTTATGGTTCTAATATGGTGTTGGAGAGAACTTGTTTGGTTAGGGTTGTTGGTTATTGTGGGATAGTCTGCTCTGATTGTCCTGTTTTTGTTGCTACGCAGAAGGATAATGATGCAGAGCGGAAGCGTGTAGCTGAAATTTTTACCAAGCAGTATGAGCGGGAATACAAGTTAGAGGATATTAATTGTGATGGTTGTGTAGGCGATGGTGCGCGGATTTTTTGGTATTGTAATGAGTGTGGGATAAGGAAGTGTGGTAGAGCGAAGAAGGTTGAGAATTGTGGTTTTTGTGTGGAGTATCCTTGTGAGCGGCTTTCTGAGTTGTTTGGTAAGTATGGTGTGGCGAAGGAAGTGTTGGATGGTATTAGGCGTGAACGTGGTATTGTTAAGGGATGATTTTTCGCAGTCTTAGTTCGTCTCTTACTGGCAATTCGCTTATTCCTTTTATTGTTTTGCCGTGTTTCTCTGCTATGGCGTTTGGTTTTACTTCATAAATTTGGAAGCCTAGGCTTTGGTAGAATGCTAATGCTGGTAAATCGTCGTTTGACGTTGAAACAAGTAGTTGTTTTTTGTTTGATTGTTTGGTTTTTGTTTCGACTTTTTTGATTAGTGCTTTGCCTATTCCAGCGTTTTGGTATTTTGGTAGTATGCCCAATGCTACGATTATGATGGCGTTTTGTGTTTCGGCGAATGAGACGAAGCCAGCAATGGTGTTTTTTGTTTTTGCGATGTAGGCTGGGAGTTCGGTGACGATGAATTTTTTGTTAAAGGTTAGTTGTTCTTGTTCTCCCCAGAAGCGTTCTACAAACTTTCGGATTTTGTCTTTTTCTTTTTTTGTTTTTGCTATTGTGATGGTATAGTTCTGTGTGGGTTTCTTTTGGCATGTTGGGCATACGGTTCGCAATCGAGTGTGTTGTGGGCATAGTGGTTTTCCGCAGACTGTGCATGTGTAAACTGCTTGGTTATGACAGTGTTTGCAACTCATTTTTTGGTTTCTCCTTGGGTTGGGTTATTGTTTGTGTGAGAAGTTTTACTTAACTATGCGTGTTCGTGGTTATGAGAAACTATTGCGCTCTGCGAAAACTATACCCCTCCCTTATAAATAGGTTGAACCTTTAGTCTGAAAGTGTTTATGGTATAGAGTTTGTTTCTCCATTTTTTATTAGAGGGGCTTAAGCATGGTTAGGATTTAATGGTGACATTGCTAGTAACTTGCTGTATGCTTACTGAAACTTCCAGGCGTGTTAGGGCGCAAAAATATTTCATTTAACAGCAAATGGTTGTTCTGCTTCTATGTTCCACGTTTCATGCACATAATAATCGATAAACTACGTAGCCAAAAACGCTGATTATTCCCTTACAATTATGCTGTTTCTGTTGTGGCTTTTGCTATTTGCTTTATGAGACCGCGTTTGCCAGCATTCCAAATCTCTATGCCGATAACTTTGCCCTTCTCATTAAGTTCCAAATGAACATCAGGGTCCACCTCGACAATCTCGTGACTTGGGCCCTCTTCAAATAGCATATACAATATGTCAACCGATTTGTCATACCATGCTCTCACTTTATTCTCTTCCATGCCCCTCTCACCATTTTAGACTTCACAAGTCTCTCAAATTTAGTAGTGTAGTAGAGTGTAATAACCTTAACTACACCGTC contains these protein-coding regions:
- a CDS encoding signal recognition particle protein Srp54 → MALERLGSTLYEALKKVFKASIVDEATVKELVRDIQRALLQADVNVKLVLDISKQIEERALKEKVPPGISRREHVIKVVYEELTRFLGEKPAPIKVEPGKRNVIMLVGIQGSGKTTAAAKLARYYQKRGLKPALICVDTYRPGAYAQLQQLANRINVPLYGDPKAKDPVKIALDGLKQFHNKEIVIIDTAGRHKEEQELIKEMKMLEKNIKPDEIVLVIDGTIGQQATVQAKAFNEATPLGSIIVTKLDGSARGGGALSAVAATGAPIKFISTGEKVEDIEAFIPSRFVGRLLGMGDLETLLEKVREAEIKVPEKKAKAILSGKFTLTDMYEQFEAMKGMGTFRKLLKMVPGMSYDIPEDMLNTAEDRLEKWRVMIQSMTPEEKNNPKIFNASRIKRVARGSGTSEKEVKELLKQYVMMRKMLKSLRRKKKLPFFGKGLPLDFK
- a CDS encoding tRNA pseudouridine(54/55) synthase Pus10, translated to MGFNILKKALKMLEKYPLCDHCLGRQFALLGHGVENDERGKTIKLALTLEAHALAISKTKEGIRILKILATNGFFETAKEILHKMKRRVPEKNLPKACFLCENKFEMTEDLAKKALKWLREYEYNNFLVGVELPLFVEEREDEFRAEFEAVYAESMRTAFGRMLGKKIALYSEKVVEHKKPDVVVLVNPFTDKIVLQVNPLFISGRYKKLARGIPQSKWFCSNCRGKGCEKCNWTGKMYPESVEEIIGKLFLDTTCGAKTSFHASGREDIDARMLGKGRPFVIEISRPKKRFLDLKKLENEVNAYAKGKVEVSNLKFSSKDAIRRLKRAESSQKEYRVIVEFEDEITEEEMRLLEDKLTNAIIKQKTPTRVLHRRADLTREKYIYDVKVKVLSPKKAEMKIRCQGGLYVKELVTGDDGRTTPSVSELLKNRAKPIKLDVLNVVMKD
- a CDS encoding 50S ribosomal protein L21e; this translates as MKKSKGYRSGTRRLLRKEPRERGKTKLSKLLYEYPSGSSVVIKIDPSVQKGMPHRRYHGKVGTIVDKRGRSYVVSVMQGDAVKEIIVRPEHLEPFKA
- a CDS encoding RNA polymerase Rpb4 family protein; the encoded protein is MAGKSEKEKKLTLPEVKKMLESIGEENLDQFQRRTYDYVSKFSKVDAEAAGKLVERLVKEFGLDEEEAVQIVNCMPKSVDELRVFLAAGRKIIETSKLEAIVALLDEHRKVE
- a CDS encoding DUF655 domain-containing protein, which gives rise to MEKRYEEYAYVLDFLPHGRPGIRPTGRAGYRAGALVQLIGEEFFTLLEALAKEGVTLKLHDRVYVGKDAREEITYIIGRVSYEELTAAAKMELPTAISRIVLNREKWFVNFFNTARAITPRMHALELIPGIGKKYMWQVINERERKPFESFDDLQKRTELPNPVKLITKRVLEELSGESKYRLFTRAQ
- the rsmA gene encoding 16S rRNA (adenine(1518)-N(6)/adenine(1519)-N(6))-dimethyltransferase RsmA, with product MDLLAETKFLLRAHRIFPKKRLGQNFLVEPSVFRRMIDYAMVCNRDVVLDVGAGLGFLTRFLAGKCGRVLAVEFDARLVRVLREQLKDLMNVQVIEGDVLKVAVPEFNKVVSVPPYRISSRLFLWLLNRSFDCAVLVFQREFADRLVASVGSDGYGWLAVFAYYFVEVELLDDVSKGMFFPQPKVDSVVVRLKPKKPKPFKLKNEELFKRLVRMLFTQRNRKVRNAVSVFLRGVSSDVVVPFGDRRVRELAPEDFGVLANAFCV
- a CDS encoding class I SAM-dependent methyltransferase, whose amino-acid sequence is MRFACKKVFFGDYAFVVWENVYEPCEDSFLFAENLVVKKGDFVLDVGAGCGFLGIIAAEKASGVVAVDVNPYAVRCAKENSELNGVMDKMFFVRGDLFSPFKPNERFDLVLFNAPYLPVEFSEGAFWIERAWAGGKSGRRVIDRFIREVPGYLRRGGRVLLMQSTLAGVEETLEDFAREGLRANVVARRDLPFFETLVLVEAKR
- a CDS encoding DUF3795 domain-containing protein, whose translation is MVRVVGYCGIVCSDCPVFVATQKDNDAERKRVAEIFTKQYEREYKLEDINCDGCVGDGARIFWYCNECGIRKCGRAKKVENCGFCVEYPCERLSELFGKYGVAKEVLDGIRRERGIVKG
- a CDS encoding GNAT family N-acetyltransferase, producing the protein MSCKHCHNQAVYTCTVCGKPLCPQHTRLRTVCPTCQKKPTQNYTITIAKTKKEKDKIRKFVERFWGEQEQLTFNKKFIVTELPAYIAKTKNTIAGFVSFAETQNAIIIVALGILPKYQNAGIGKALIKKVETKTKQSNKKQLLVSTSNDDLPALAFYQSLGFQIYEVKPNAIAEKHGKTIKGISELPVRDELRLRKIIP
- a CDS encoding DUF2283 domain-containing protein encodes the protein MEENKVRAWYDKSVDILYMLFEEGPSHEIVEVDPDVHLELNEKGKVIGIEIWNAGKRGLIKQIAKATTETA